One Calditrichia bacterium DNA window includes the following coding sequences:
- a CDS encoding AI-2E family transporter has protein sequence MSNETRQMMIRDSRIMITLLSILTVMGVGAVLYQARGIVLPFALAVFFGYILNPVILFFEHRKLPSAIAILISIIITFIILLMVGLLINQSIQSFAEEFPFYEDRFSKLMANVFTNLAKIFKIPPELYNEQLGGSERFQMLADLNQLSMTDIITTTLSSITRFLSNTVLVILFLFFILLGRNQFIKKLDLAFDGKRSAKIVALFSNVNEQIQKYILMKTLISLATAALAAAILFYFEVEFAMIWVILTFLLNFIPSIGSVIATVLPLTIALIQFESYLTILMVALSLTTIQFIMGSVLDPQIVGGSVNLSPLVVLFSLIFWGWLWGIIGMFLAVPLSVIIKIIFENIDELRFLSILMSNGK, from the coding sequence ATGAGTAACGAAACCCGCCAAATGATGATTCGCGATTCGCGGATTATGATAACCCTGCTCAGTATTTTAACTGTGATGGGTGTTGGCGCTGTGCTGTATCAGGCACGCGGAATTGTATTACCATTTGCGTTGGCGGTGTTTTTTGGCTACATCCTTAATCCGGTTATTTTGTTTTTTGAGCACCGTAAACTGCCGAGCGCCATTGCCATTCTTATTTCAATAATTATTACTTTTATCATATTGTTGATGGTCGGGCTTCTCATCAACCAAAGTATTCAGTCGTTTGCAGAAGAATTCCCGTTTTACGAAGACCGCTTCAGCAAATTGATGGCAAATGTGTTCACCAATTTGGCAAAAATATTCAAGATTCCGCCGGAGTTGTATAACGAGCAGCTCGGCGGTTCCGAACGGTTTCAAATGTTGGCCGATCTGAACCAGCTTTCGATGACGGATATCATCACCACAACCCTCAGTTCCATTACCCGCTTTTTGTCCAACACGGTTTTGGTAATCCTGTTTCTGTTTTTCATTTTGCTGGGACGCAACCAGTTTATCAAAAAGCTGGATTTGGCGTTTGACGGCAAACGCTCCGCAAAAATTGTGGCGCTTTTTTCAAATGTGAACGAACAAATTCAAAAATATATTTTGATGAAAACCCTCATCAGTTTGGCGACGGCGGCTTTGGCCGCGGCGATTTTGTTCTATTTTGAGGTAGAATTTGCCATGATTTGGGTGATCCTCACGTTTCTGCTCAATTTTATTCCCAGTATCGGTTCGGTGATCGCTACCGTTTTGCCGCTTACTATTGCACTTATTCAATTCGAAAGCTACCTTACCATTTTGATGGTTGCGCTGTCGCTGACCACCATTCAGTTTATAATGGGCAGCGTGCTGGACCCGCAAATTGTCGGTGGCAGTGTCAATCTCAGTCCGCTGGTTGTGCTGTTCTCACTGATTTTTTGGGGCTGGTTGTGGGGAATTATCGGTATGTTTCTGGCTGTCCCGCTTTCTGTAATTATCAAAATTATTTTCGAAAACATCGACGAGCTACGGTTTCTCAGTATTTTGATGAGTAACGGCAAATAA
- a CDS encoding zinc metallopeptidase, with the protein MRWQGRRQSSNVEDRRGSGGSAPRKLFGGGMGTIVILLIVWMLGGNPLDFLNLTDLGSAPSASSNYQPSAEEDQLAQFVSVVLADAEDVWENLFRQSGSNYRKPTMVLYSGMVQSACGMNSSATGPFYCPGDEKIYIDLSFYQELQQKFKAPGDFAMAYVIAHEVGHHVQNLLGTSQQVMSLRNRLSEAEFNKYLVRLELQADFYAGVWANHAQKMKNILEEGDIEEAINAASAVGDDRIQKQMQGYVVPDAFTHGTSEQRMRWFLKGFKSGDVNQGNTFEASSL; encoded by the coding sequence ATGCGTTGGCAAGGCAGAAGACAAAGTTCAAACGTAGAAGATCGGCGCGGCAGCGGCGGCTCCGCACCGCGCAAGCTGTTTGGTGGCGGGATGGGCACAATCGTCATTTTGCTGATTGTGTGGATGCTTGGTGGTAACCCGCTGGATTTCCTGAATTTAACGGATTTGGGAAGTGCGCCTTCGGCGTCGAGCAATTATCAACCCTCTGCGGAGGAAGATCAACTGGCGCAATTTGTGTCCGTGGTTTTGGCGGATGCGGAAGATGTTTGGGAGAACCTGTTCCGGCAATCCGGTAGCAATTATCGCAAACCGACGATGGTGCTCTATAGCGGAATGGTGCAATCCGCCTGCGGGATGAACAGCTCCGCAACCGGACCGTTTTATTGCCCCGGCGATGAAAAAATTTATATCGATTTGTCATTTTACCAAGAATTGCAGCAAAAATTTAAAGCGCCCGGCGATTTCGCGATGGCCTATGTGATCGCCCACGAAGTCGGGCATCATGTGCAAAATTTGTTGGGCACATCGCAACAAGTGATGTCGCTGCGCAACCGGCTCAGCGAAGCGGAGTTTAACAAATATCTGGTGCGGCTGGAATTGCAGGCTGATTTTTATGCCGGCGTGTGGGCAAATCACGCCCAGAAAATGAAAAATATTCTCGAAGAAGGCGATATCGAGGAAGCCATCAACGCAGCCAGCGCCGTTGGCGACGACCGCATCCAGAAGCAAATGCAGGGTTACGTTGTGCCAGATGCATTCACCCACGGAACCTCCGAACAGCGGATGCGTTGGTTTTTGAAGGGCTTTAAATCCGGTGATGTGAATCAGGGCAACACATTTGAAGCTTCGTCGTTGTAA
- the polA gene encoding DNA polymerase I produces MARKRLFLIDGSALFYRSYFAFIRNPLINSKGENTSAAWGFAQYLLRIILDEKPEYLAVVFDPKGPTFRHEMYADYKATREKMPEDMAVQYPRIVELTKAFDVPLLEKKGFEADDVIGTLAKRGEEQGFEVFMATSDKDMMQLLSPHIHMYSMRPGSDSEIMNEAYVMEKFGLTPVQVIDYLALMGDSSDNVPGVPKVGDKTARSLLQEFGSIDKIYENLENITKKAVKESLAENRAKADLSRTLVTINTEVPIDFDWESIKITPIKPDLLAPLFEDLEFRTLIPKLYENMGAEPPKAEQSFDDAKQNYHLVDTPEKLNSLVELLKKQAFIVFDTETTGLDAFRSDVIGVAFSWQAKTAYYVAFGHPESKLSRDEALAALKPILENPEIKKGGQNIKFDALMLWQHGIAVQGMDFDTMIANCLATSETRQNKLDVLAEKYLGYKMIPIEELIGKKGKNQKSMDEIPIAETSPYACEDADITLQLKEILAEKLKESETEKLFREVEMPLVNVLLKMEINGVGLDTDFLAEMSVQLGNDAERLTAEISEIAGEAFNLNSPQQLGNILFEKLEIHKEIGKRAPKRTATGQFSTAEDTLMKYEKHPVVHKILEYRKMTKLKSTYVDALPLLISPRTGRLHTSFNQTIAATGRLSSSDPNLQNIPIRGERGREIRKAFIPADANSVILSADYSQVELRMVAHISGDEALKEAFVRGEDIHSSTAAAVFSVPIAEVTADMRRKAKEVNFGIIYGISRFGLAGRLDIGVDEAEMIITNYFARFPKVNDYIRDTIAMTREQLYVTTLLNRRRYIPDIASRNGTQRQIAERVAINTPIQGSSADLIKLAMINIHNRLANEKHQAKMILQVHDELVFEVPKSEIDAVKKLVVSEMENAMQLDVPLKADAGVGANWLEAH; encoded by the coding sequence ATGGCTCGCAAACGTTTATTTTTGATAGATGGCTCCGCCCTGTTTTATCGCTCGTATTTTGCGTTTATCCGCAATCCGCTGATCAATTCCAAAGGTGAAAACACCAGTGCGGCGTGGGGATTTGCGCAATATTTATTGCGCATCATTTTGGATGAAAAACCCGAATACCTGGCAGTAGTTTTTGACCCGAAAGGTCCCACATTTCGTCACGAAATGTATGCGGATTACAAAGCCACCCGCGAAAAAATGCCCGAAGATATGGCGGTGCAATACCCGCGAATTGTGGAACTGACCAAAGCGTTCGACGTGCCGTTGCTGGAGAAAAAAGGATTTGAGGCAGATGATGTGATCGGAACGCTGGCCAAACGCGGCGAAGAGCAGGGCTTTGAGGTGTTCATGGCAACATCGGACAAAGATATGATGCAGTTGCTTTCCCCGCACATCCACATGTATAGCATGCGTCCCGGCTCCGATTCCGAAATTATGAACGAAGCGTATGTGATGGAAAAATTTGGACTTACGCCGGTGCAGGTGATTGACTATCTGGCGTTAATGGGTGACAGCAGCGACAACGTTCCCGGCGTTCCGAAAGTGGGCGACAAAACCGCCCGCAGCCTGTTGCAGGAATTCGGCTCGATCGATAAAATTTATGAAAATCTGGAAAATATCACCAAAAAAGCGGTGAAGGAAAGCCTCGCAGAAAACCGTGCCAAAGCGGATCTTTCGCGAACGCTGGTGACCATCAATACGGAAGTGCCGATCGATTTCGATTGGGAATCGATCAAAATTACGCCGATCAAACCGGATCTGCTTGCGCCGCTGTTTGAGGATCTGGAATTCCGCACGCTCATCCCGAAATTGTATGAAAATATGGGCGCCGAGCCGCCAAAAGCGGAGCAATCGTTTGACGATGCAAAACAAAATTATCATTTGGTGGACACGCCGGAAAAATTAAATTCGCTCGTCGAACTGCTGAAAAAACAAGCGTTTATCGTGTTCGATACGGAAACCACCGGACTGGATGCGTTCCGCTCAGACGTGATCGGTGTTGCCTTCAGTTGGCAGGCGAAAACCGCGTATTACGTAGCGTTCGGTCATCCGGAAAGCAAGCTTTCTCGCGACGAAGCGCTGGCTGCGCTAAAGCCCATTCTCGAAAATCCGGAGATCAAAAAAGGTGGGCAGAACATCAAATTTGATGCGCTGATGCTCTGGCAACACGGCATCGCGGTGCAGGGGATGGATTTTGATACGATGATTGCCAATTGCCTCGCCACCTCCGAAACCCGCCAGAACAAACTGGATGTGCTTGCCGAAAAATATCTCGGCTACAAAATGATTCCCATCGAGGAGCTGATCGGCAAAAAGGGCAAGAACCAGAAAAGCATGGATGAAATCCCGATAGCAGAAACCAGCCCGTATGCCTGCGAAGATGCGGACATCACGTTGCAATTGAAAGAAATTCTCGCGGAAAAATTGAAGGAATCTGAAACCGAAAAGCTGTTCCGCGAAGTGGAAATGCCGTTGGTGAATGTGCTGCTGAAAATGGAAATTAACGGTGTTGGGCTAGACACGGATTTTCTCGCGGAGATGTCCGTTCAGTTGGGCAACGATGCGGAACGGCTGACCGCGGAAATTTCCGAAATTGCCGGGGAAGCGTTCAATTTGAATTCGCCGCAGCAGTTGGGCAATATTTTGTTCGAGAAGCTGGAAATCCACAAAGAAATCGGTAAACGCGCGCCGAAGCGCACCGCAACCGGGCAATTTTCCACCGCGGAAGATACGCTGATGAAATATGAAAAACATCCGGTGGTGCACAAAATTTTGGAATATCGCAAGATGACCAAATTGAAATCGACGTATGTGGATGCGCTGCCGCTGCTGATCAGTCCGCGAACCGGTCGATTGCACACCTCGTTCAATCAGACCATCGCAGCTACCGGGCGGCTCTCCAGCAGCGATCCGAACCTGCAAAACATTCCCATTCGCGGTGAACGCGGGCGGGAAATTCGCAAAGCGTTTATCCCGGCGGATGCCAACAGCGTCATCCTTTCGGCGGATTATTCGCAGGTGGAATTGCGGATGGTTGCGCATATTTCCGGCGACGAAGCGCTGAAAGAAGCGTTCGTTCGCGGCGAAGATATTCACAGCAGTACGGCTGCGGCGGTGTTCAGCGTGCCGATTGCCGAAGTGACCGCCGATATGCGCCGCAAAGCGAAAGAAGTGAATTTCGGGATTATTTACGGCATCTCGCGATTCGGGCTGGCCGGACGGCTGGATATCGGTGTGGACGAAGCGGAAATGATTATCACCAATTACTTTGCGCGATTCCCCAAAGTGAATGATTATATTAGAGATACGATTGCGATGACCCGCGAACAATTGTATGTGACTACGCTGTTGAATCGCCGCCGCTACATTCCGGATATCGCCAGCCGCAACGGCACGCAGCGGCAAATTGCCGAACGTGTGGCTATCAACACGCCCATTCAAGGCAGCTCTGCTGATCTCATCAAACTGGCGATGATCAACATTCACAACCGTTTGGCGAACGAAAAACATCAGGCCAAAATGATTTTGCAGGTGCACGACGAACTCGTCTTCGAGGTGCCGAAAAGCGAAATCGATGCGGTGAAAAAACTGGTGGTCAGCGAAATGGAAAACGCCATGCAACTGGATGTGCCGCTGAAAGCGGACGCCGGTGTCGGCGCCAATTGGCTGGAAGCGCATTAA
- a CDS encoding penicillin acylase family protein, giving the protein MKRKLLIVLAALLIAPILIWFVGRFVLSFSVADYSGEIAISGVKNPVEITFDERGIPQIWAETDDDLNFSLGWLHASERLFQMELTRRYVRGELSEAFGEAAYEVDKRQRRLRFKRIGRMAEADLTPETAQALESYCAGINAWIEHKSILPPEFVILGIDPEPWKIKDCLSIASYQTWYAHSLMDREPEFRALADSLGEAVFEKLHQPQNWSPATVPPISEDAMFSAINYDFRMTEASNSWVIAPQKSASGAAIHSSDPHLEVRRVPGFWYLAGLHSAQGTDVLGVTVPGIPGVVMGHNGKIAFAFTVASVDVIDYYRFTRDPQDSLKIITPEGSVALEVFEEKIPVKDESRSRSETMFATPFGPVIDMQKDHVVVIRWAGWDFSPAKMMASSLELQNADNFADFRKIVTNFGALDVNWTYSDIRGNIGYQLGAPIPVRNDINTYALLNGADSVQHWSGYHPLEETPYVFNPPSGWAATCNNRIVSESEWPYPLPGFYDPYRITRATQLLQEKQQFSVEDCFAMQMDDISGVAMRWKQLMADGARTLNNTELAAEIDNWNGAMTADSKTAATFRLWWEFLPKPVFEDELGDGWKTGKRILEETLSDGWATVIDDKRTGDKVENMADVSGSALQYVLDTFGRPAYGEINKLVIDHPLGVVSILDTWLGLNRGPYPIGGDNGTLNANFNFWIADEQEFHCAAAPSMRFVLDWADVDGFTINGNLGQSGNPFSPHYDDFLKMWQEGKRWNVPFSREKVFARKTSLLKLLPEK; this is encoded by the coding sequence TTGAAACGAAAATTGTTGATTGTTCTGGCTGCATTGCTCATCGCCCCAATATTAATATGGTTTGTGGGACGATTTGTCCTCTCGTTTTCCGTCGCGGATTACAGCGGCGAAATCGCCATTTCCGGCGTAAAAAATCCCGTGGAAATTACATTTGACGAACGCGGCATCCCGCAAATCTGGGCGGAAACGGATGACGATCTGAACTTTTCGCTCGGCTGGCTGCACGCTTCCGAACGCCTGTTTCAGATGGAATTGACCCGCCGATACGTTCGCGGCGAACTCTCCGAAGCCTTTGGCGAAGCCGCATACGAAGTGGACAAACGCCAGCGGCGATTGCGGTTCAAACGCATCGGGCGAATGGCGGAAGCGGATTTGACGCCGGAAACCGCGCAGGCGCTGGAAAGCTATTGCGCCGGCATCAACGCGTGGATTGAACACAAATCCATTTTGCCGCCGGAATTCGTGATTTTGGGGATCGATCCCGAACCGTGGAAAATAAAGGATTGTTTGAGCATCGCCAGCTATCAGACGTGGTATGCGCATTCGCTGATGGATCGCGAGCCGGAATTTCGCGCACTCGCCGACAGCCTCGGCGAAGCCGTTTTCGAGAAATTGCACCAGCCGCAAAACTGGTCGCCGGCAACTGTGCCGCCAATCAGCGAAGATGCAATGTTCAGCGCAATCAACTACGATTTCCGGATGACCGAAGCCTCCAATTCCTGGGTCATCGCTCCGCAAAAATCCGCTTCCGGTGCAGCCATCCACAGCAGCGATCCGCATTTGGAAGTGCGTCGTGTGCCGGGATTCTGGTATCTCGCCGGGCTGCATTCCGCGCAGGGCACCGATGTTTTGGGCGTCACCGTTCCGGGCATTCCGGGCGTGGTGATGGGTCACAACGGAAAAATCGCTTTCGCGTTCACCGTCGCATCGGTAGATGTGATTGATTATTATCGATTTACGCGCGATCCGCAGGACAGCCTGAAAATTATCACGCCCGAAGGCAGCGTGGCGCTGGAAGTGTTCGAGGAAAAAATCCCCGTGAAAGACGAATCGCGCAGCCGCAGCGAAACAATGTTTGCCACACCGTTCGGTCCGGTGATCGACATGCAAAAAGATCATGTGGTGGTGATCCGCTGGGCAGGTTGGGATTTTTCGCCAGCGAAAATGATGGCATCGTCGCTCGAATTGCAAAACGCGGATAATTTTGCCGATTTCCGCAAAATCGTCACCAATTTTGGCGCGCTGGATGTCAACTGGACGTATTCGGATATCCGCGGGAACATCGGTTACCAGCTTGGCGCACCGATTCCGGTTCGCAACGATATCAACACGTACGCGCTGCTTAACGGTGCGGACAGCGTTCAACATTGGTCGGGATATCATCCGCTGGAAGAAACGCCGTATGTGTTCAATCCGCCTTCCGGATGGGCGGCAACCTGCAACAACCGGATCGTTTCGGAAAGCGAGTGGCCATATCCGCTGCCGGGATTTTACGATCCGTACCGGATTACTCGCGCAACGCAATTATTGCAGGAAAAACAACAGTTTAGCGTCGAGGATTGTTTCGCGATGCAGATGGACGATATCTCCGGCGTAGCGATGCGCTGGAAGCAACTGATGGCAGACGGCGCACGCACGCTGAACAACACGGAGCTGGCCGCGGAAATCGACAATTGGAACGGCGCGATGACTGCCGACAGCAAAACCGCGGCAACATTCCGGCTGTGGTGGGAATTTCTGCCAAAACCGGTATTTGAAGATGAGCTCGGCGATGGCTGGAAAACCGGCAAACGCATTTTGGAAGAAACGCTCAGCGATGGCTGGGCAACGGTTATCGACGATAAACGCACCGGCGACAAAGTGGAAAATATGGCGGATGTTTCCGGCAGCGCGTTGCAATATGTGCTCGATACTTTCGGTCGTCCGGCGTATGGCGAAATCAACAAATTGGTGATCGATCACCCGTTGGGTGTGGTCAGCATTTTGGACACATGGCTGGGGCTGAATCGCGGGCCGTATCCCATCGGCGGTGACAATGGCACGTTGAACGCCAATTTCAATTTCTGGATTGCCGACGAACAGGAATTCCACTGCGCTGCCGCGCCGAGCATGCGGTTTGTGCTGGATTGGGCAGATGTGGACGGCTTCACCATCAACGGAAATTTGGGACAATCCGGCAACCCGTTCAGCCCGCATTACGATGATTTTTTGAAAATGTGGCAGGAAGGCAAACGATGGAACGTGCCGTTCAGTAGGGAAAAAGTGTTCGCGCGAAAAACCAGCTTACTGAAATTACTGCCCGAGAAATAA
- a CDS encoding FdhF/YdeP family oxidoreductase: protein MKSRLLHRLNPFLDIAKTGWENRDQLGYAWRILNKGVCDGCALGTNGMRDWTMDGIHLCWIRLNLLRLNTMPAFDTTILRDISALRQQSEKELRKLGRIPAPLLRLAGQPGFTPVKWEKAYELMADNIRQIDPERLAFYLVSRGTVNETYYVAQKVARFLGTNHIDNSARVCHAPSTTALKQTIGYAATTCSYKDMIGSDLIVFFGSNPANNQPVVMKYLHYAKKKGTKIICVNTFKEPGMQKYFVPSAIDSALFGTEIADDYFVIKPGGDIAFINGVLKHLIENDWVSHRFIEENTGSWDALVRLLKNQTFEELEMLSGVSTYEMLRFARKYAAVSSSIFVWSMGITMHKHGVENVKSIVNLALSRGMVGKPKSGLMAIRGHSGVQGGAEVGAVPNQFPGGFSVNPEEARRFATFWGFKVPEKRGYFAAEMLDAAHDGKLDFLYCIGSNLFGILPDSHYVKQAIGKIPFRVHHDIVLNPQMLLDPAETVLILPATTRYEMAGGNTETTTERRIIFNPEIPGPRISGARDEWQVLMNLAKLVNPDHANRIHFDDTAAIREEIAQAVPFYRGIEQLTMPGDQFQWGGERLGSGGLFPTGNRKASFALIVPPQKEVPPGYFRLSTRRGKQFNSMTFSDTDPLVNGKRETIIFSPQDLRETGLTSGDPVRLHSATGEFVGIAVAGEVVRGTIIMYWPEANVLIPRGVSDPLCGIPAYRDAVVQIEKLPKSQPVS, encoded by the coding sequence ATGAAAAGTCGGTTGTTACACCGGCTCAATCCGTTTTTGGATATCGCCAAAACGGGATGGGAAAATCGCGATCAGCTGGGATACGCCTGGCGAATTTTGAACAAAGGCGTTTGCGACGGCTGTGCGCTGGGCACAAACGGCATGCGCGACTGGACGATGGATGGCATCCACCTTTGCTGGATTCGCCTGAATTTGCTGCGATTGAACACCATGCCCGCATTCGATACCACAATATTACGTGATATTTCCGCACTGCGGCAGCAATCCGAAAAAGAACTTCGCAAACTGGGGCGCATCCCCGCGCCGTTGCTGCGGCTGGCAGGTCAACCCGGTTTTACGCCCGTCAAATGGGAAAAAGCATACGAATTGATGGCGGATAATATTCGCCAAATTGATCCGGAACGGCTGGCATTTTATCTCGTTTCCCGCGGAACTGTAAACGAAACCTATTACGTTGCCCAAAAAGTTGCCCGGTTTTTGGGAACCAACCACATCGATAATTCTGCGCGGGTGTGCCACGCACCGAGCACCACCGCGCTGAAACAGACCATCGGATACGCCGCAACCACCTGCAGCTACAAAGATATGATCGGTTCGGATTTGATCGTATTTTTCGGCAGTAATCCCGCCAACAACCAACCGGTTGTGATGAAATATTTGCACTACGCCAAAAAGAAGGGCACCAAAATTATTTGTGTGAACACCTTCAAAGAACCGGGAATGCAGAAGTATTTTGTGCCGTCGGCGATCGATTCTGCGCTGTTCGGCACCGAAATCGCGGATGATTATTTTGTCATCAAACCGGGCGGCGATATCGCGTTTATCAACGGTGTGCTCAAACACCTTATCGAAAACGATTGGGTGAGCCATCGGTTTATCGAAGAAAATACCGGCAGTTGGGATGCACTGGTTCGCCTGCTGAAAAACCAGACATTCGAAGAGTTGGAAATGCTTTCAGGTGTTTCAACTTACGAAATGTTGCGATTTGCCCGAAAATACGCCGCGGTTTCTTCTTCAATTTTTGTGTGGTCTATGGGCATTACCATGCACAAACACGGTGTGGAAAATGTCAAAAGCATCGTTAACCTGGCGCTGTCGCGCGGGATGGTCGGCAAACCGAAAAGCGGTTTGATGGCTATTCGCGGGCATTCCGGCGTTCAGGGCGGTGCGGAAGTTGGCGCTGTGCCCAACCAGTTTCCCGGCGGATTTTCGGTAAACCCCGAAGAAGCGCGGCGCTTCGCCACATTTTGGGGATTCAAAGTGCCGGAAAAACGCGGTTATTTTGCTGCCGAAATGCTCGATGCCGCGCACGATGGAAAGCTCGATTTCCTGTATTGCATCGGCAGCAATTTGTTTGGCATTTTGCCGGACAGTCATTACGTAAAACAGGCCATCGGAAAAATTCCGTTCCGGGTGCATCACGATATTGTGTTGAACCCTCAAATGCTGCTCGATCCGGCGGAAACCGTACTCATTTTGCCCGCCACCACCCGATACGAAATGGCCGGCGGCAATACCGAAACCACCACCGAACGGCGGATCATTTTTAATCCGGAAATTCCCGGTCCGCGCATTTCCGGTGCACGGGACGAGTGGCAGGTGTTGATGAATCTTGCCAAATTGGTGAATCCGGATCATGCGAACCGTATCCATTTTGACGACACCGCCGCCATTCGCGAGGAAATTGCGCAGGCTGTGCCGTTTTATCGCGGCATCGAACAGTTGACGATGCCCGGTGACCAGTTTCAGTGGGGCGGCGAACGGCTGGGCAGCGGCGGGCTGTTCCCAACAGGTAATCGAAAAGCCAGTTTTGCACTCATCGTTCCGCCGCAAAAAGAGGTGCCGCCCGGTTACTTCCGGCTATCTACGCGACGCGGTAAACAGTTTAATTCTATGACATTTAGCGATACAGATCCGCTGGTAAACGGCAAGCGCGAAACGATTATTTTTTCACCGCAGGACCTGCGCGAAACCGGACTGACATCCGGCGATCCGGTGCGGCTGCACTCCGCCACCGGCGAATTTGTCGGCATCGCCGTAGCCGGCGAAGTGGTTCGCGGCACAATAATAATGTATTGGCCGGAGGCAAATGTGCTCATTCCCCGGGGCGTCAGCGATCCGCTTTGCGGCATTCCCGCCTATCGCGATGCCGTTGTCCAGATTGAAAAACTACCAAAATCCCAACCCGTTTCCTGA
- a CDS encoding DUF2252 family protein, whose amino-acid sequence MSKFRKTRWQMIIAVCWITFFAIQSAAGKDDAQTADKPDVPENRLYIDPQSRDFAANPELLDRILKDPHGYFRFINVLFSEEVCRRFSTKLPNSPSLNLHGDAHIEQYAITDLGRGLTDFDDASSGPGYLDLLRFGVSLNLTCQLNNYPDSAKIAFNEFLRGYRDALKDPAFEVPECALVQNIRSKFFIDREAYFKWVATVADTMPEAEKDTLKRALQPYVDMQLLENQSLTPEYFSIVSLGYLKMGIGSALDIKYLARIKGKTDDPMDDVVLELKEVRDLSGISCINTQHTTDPFRILVGQTRIAYQPFKHLGYFRFHGRTFWVHSWVDNYKEVNVNKSFHNFSDLRDVAYDVGIQLGKGHVKHIAAPLDLQLRREQQLLVQKNQKLLWQTCVNLSEEATKAWEMFRDQVANQQ is encoded by the coding sequence ATGTCGAAGTTCAGGAAAACCCGCTGGCAAATGATAATCGCCGTTTGCTGGATTACCTTTTTCGCCATCCAATCGGCTGCCGGTAAAGATGATGCCCAAACAGCAGATAAACCCGATGTTCCCGAAAACCGGCTGTATATCGATCCCCAAAGCCGCGATTTTGCTGCCAATCCTGAACTGCTGGACCGCATTTTGAAAGATCCGCACGGCTATTTCCGGTTTATAAATGTGTTGTTTAGCGAAGAAGTGTGCCGGCGGTTTTCGACAAAATTGCCCAATTCGCCATCGCTGAATTTGCATGGCGACGCCCATATAGAGCAATACGCGATCACCGATCTCGGGCGCGGGCTGACCGATTTTGACGATGCATCCAGCGGACCCGGATATCTGGATCTGCTGCGGTTTGGCGTATCGCTGAACCTGACCTGCCAATTGAATAACTACCCGGATTCCGCAAAAATTGCCTTCAACGAATTTCTGCGCGGCTATCGCGATGCGCTGAAAGACCCGGCGTTCGAAGTGCCGGAATGCGCATTGGTGCAAAACATTCGCAGCAAATTTTTCATCGATCGTGAAGCATATTTTAAATGGGTGGCAACCGTTGCAGACACAATGCCGGAAGCAGAAAAAGATACGCTGAAACGCGCGCTTCAGCCGTATGTTGATATGCAACTGCTGGAAAATCAATCGCTTACGCCGGAGTATTTTTCGATCGTTTCGCTCGGGTATTTGAAAATGGGTATCGGCAGCGCGTTGGATATCAAATATTTGGCGCGGATAAAAGGAAAAACGGACGACCCGATGGACGACGTTGTGCTGGAACTTAAGGAGGTGCGGGACTTGAGCGGCATTTCCTGCATCAACACCCAACACACAACCGATCCGTTCCGGATTTTGGTCGGGCAAACCCGGATCGCCTATCAGCCATTCAAGCACCTCGGCTATTTTCGCTTTCACGGACGCACATTTTGGGTGCATTCGTGGGTCGATAATTATAAAGAAGTAAACGTCAACAAATCCTTCCATAATTTTTCAGATTTACGGGATGTGGCATACGATGTGGGCATCCAGCTTGGCAAAGGGCATGTAAAACACATTGCCGCACCGCTGGATTTACAGCTCCGTCGCGAGCAGCAACTGCTTGTCCAGAAAAACCAGAAATTGCTCTGGCAAACCTGTGTAAATCTGTCCGAAGAAGCCACCAAAGCATGGGAGATGTTCCGCGATCAGGTCGCAAATCAGCAATAA